In the Corynebacterium kroppenstedtii genome, one interval contains:
- a CDS encoding esterase-like activity of phytase family protein, whose amino-acid sequence MKIRTRSNHNRKITPLIAPPLILTTLITGSAVAISATPTTADSAVPSSSAPSPGATNQSRYNGMFDLGKATQDPSVGGLSGLASLADGSYLAISDDKGDYGPTRAYRLNIDNSGQAQVIGRVVFTNPDGSAYDPKEFDAEEIRQLPNGHLLWTTEGGSQGAENRSALVIESDKTGREIRRIHPPQYHVPNYEDVPDTKEAKGISPNKGPEGMTISPDGKTFYTINENSLVQDGPSNTPQSGSKTRLTVYDTATGKPSAEYVVDVDPTYAPKADRGYASLATSPDGNLYALQRGYIPKQGNRAEIYRLDVNGATNVLGRERLNGTEVAVKREKAFDFVDSKLGNSAHPGARGVPESPENVEGMTFAGPPAGTSATNSLSAGSRANGRGTGVSKTPVGNNRVYLISDNNFSDSQRTVVHSLDIAPR is encoded by the coding sequence GTGAAAATACGTACTCGCTCCAATCACAACCGGAAGATCACCCCTCTGATTGCTCCCCCACTTATTCTCACCACGCTCATTACGGGGTCCGCAGTTGCCATCTCAGCAACCCCAACCACCGCAGATTCGGCTGTCCCATCTTCTAGCGCTCCGAGCCCAGGCGCGACAAACCAATCCCGTTATAACGGCATGTTCGACCTCGGCAAGGCGACTCAAGATCCTAGTGTCGGCGGATTATCCGGACTGGCCTCTCTTGCTGATGGTTCCTATCTAGCCATCTCAGATGACAAAGGCGATTATGGTCCCACCCGCGCATACCGATTGAACATCGATAACAGTGGGCAGGCACAAGTCATCGGCCGGGTCGTTTTCACCAACCCAGATGGAAGTGCGTACGATCCTAAGGAATTCGACGCGGAAGAGATCCGCCAATTGCCCAACGGGCACCTGTTGTGGACGACAGAGGGTGGGTCACAAGGTGCAGAGAATCGTTCCGCCCTTGTCATCGAATCCGATAAAACCGGGCGTGAGATTCGCCGTATTCATCCCCCGCAGTACCACGTCCCCAACTATGAAGATGTGCCGGACACTAAAGAAGCTAAAGGCATAAGCCCCAATAAGGGGCCAGAAGGGATGACCATTTCTCCTGATGGAAAAACCTTTTACACGATCAACGAAAACTCTCTGGTGCAGGATGGACCAAGCAATACTCCCCAGTCGGGATCCAAAACGCGACTAACCGTCTACGACACTGCGACAGGGAAGCCCAGCGCGGAATACGTGGTTGACGTAGATCCCACGTATGCCCCCAAAGCCGACCGCGGATATGCTTCCCTGGCTACATCCCCGGATGGAAACCTTTACGCCCTACAACGCGGATATATCCCCAAACAAGGAAACCGCGCAGAGATCTACCGATTAGATGTAAACGGAGCTACCAACGTTCTCGGCCGGGAACGCCTCAACGGTACCGAAGTAGCAGTCAAGCGCGAGAAAGCCTTCGATTTCGTTGATTCGAAACTCGGTAATAGCGCACATCCGGGTGCCAGAGGCGTTCCGGAGTCTCCCGAAAACGTGGAAGGCATGACCTTCGCAGGCCCGCCAGCAGGAACCTCGGCTACCAATTCCCTGTCCGCTGGCTCCCGTGCCAACGGCCGAGGCACTGGAGTATCTAAAACTCCAGTGGGAAACAATCGTGTTTACCTCATCTCGGACAATAACTTCAGCGATTCGCAACGCACGGTAGTCCATTCCCTGGACATCGCTCCTCGCTAG
- a CDS encoding alpha/beta hydrolase — MSKNINIKTLNGYGTTLSAVINFPPEFEASQTYPAIVVSHPGGGVKEQTAGLYAKKVAEYGFVTVVYDASFQGASSGEPRQLENPHIRTEDVSAVVDYLTTLDYVDNERIGAMGICAGAGYTANAAINDPRIKAVGTVSMVNIGQMFRNGWDGSVTDAEAAPILEQAAQARTTDAAGKDNEFPLAPMNEDDAPNEELRQAWEYYHTPRCEHPNAPGWMTTRSLSQIITYDAFHKAEAYLTQPLLIIAGSKAGSKWMSDDLYERAASTDKSQHVVDGANHMDLYDGEKEVAEAVSKLGPFFTDKL, encoded by the coding sequence ATGAGCAAAAACATCAATATCAAGACTCTCAACGGTTATGGCACAACACTCTCTGCAGTAATCAACTTCCCTCCAGAGTTCGAGGCCTCACAGACCTATCCCGCCATCGTCGTTTCCCATCCCGGTGGTGGCGTGAAGGAGCAAACCGCAGGCCTCTACGCCAAAAAAGTCGCCGAATACGGATTTGTCACCGTCGTCTACGACGCGTCCTTCCAGGGCGCCAGTTCTGGTGAACCCCGTCAACTGGAGAATCCACATATCAGGACCGAGGATGTCAGCGCTGTCGTCGACTACCTCACCACTCTGGACTACGTCGATAACGAACGAATAGGCGCCATGGGAATTTGCGCCGGCGCTGGTTATACCGCCAACGCCGCGATCAATGACCCGCGGATCAAAGCCGTGGGCACCGTGAGCATGGTTAATATCGGGCAGATGTTCCGCAACGGGTGGGACGGATCGGTTACCGACGCCGAAGCGGCACCGATTCTCGAGCAGGCAGCACAAGCGCGGACCACTGATGCCGCCGGTAAAGACAACGAGTTCCCCCTCGCACCGATGAACGAGGACGATGCTCCCAATGAGGAGCTACGCCAGGCGTGGGAGTACTACCACACCCCGCGTTGCGAGCACCCCAACGCCCCAGGTTGGATGACTACGCGTAGCCTGTCGCAAATCATCACATACGATGCTTTCCACAAGGCCGAGGCTTATCTCACTCAACCGCTGCTGATCATTGCCGGGAGCAAAGCAGGGTCGAAGTGGATGAGCGATGATCTCTACGAACGAGCCGCCAGCACCGACAAATCCCAACACGTGGTTGACGGCGCAAACCATATGGACCTCTACGACGGTGAGAAAGAAGTAGCTGAGGCCGTCAGTAAACTCGGCCCATTCTTCACTGACAAACTCTAA
- a CDS encoding alpha/beta hydrolase, with protein sequence MQTDVKFSSGNQTIAGTLFIPDDAQGASPAIVISHPFGSVRQQSPINYATRLSKEGFVTLTFDAAYQGESTGEPRQLEDPFIRVENIKDAVSYLATCKEVDADRIGALGICASGGFVPFAASSDIRIKAVATVSGADLGDVYRSQAETLPKFLEASVQARTDRAAGKDVEAQPMIPMTQDQANEYPDRSMYKEAYDYYRTDRAKDDRAPNTVDPTSFDRIAVFDAYGFIDQISPRPLLMIAGSDADTLPYSQNAIEKAQEPKELFIIDGASHVDLYDKPDYVDPAVAKMSSFFREKLAGN encoded by the coding sequence ATGCAGACTGACGTTAAGTTTTCCAGCGGAAACCAAACCATCGCGGGCACGTTGTTCATTCCCGACGACGCGCAGGGTGCAAGTCCCGCGATTGTCATTAGCCACCCATTCGGCAGTGTCCGCCAACAATCACCGATCAATTACGCAACACGGCTATCCAAGGAAGGCTTCGTCACATTAACGTTCGACGCCGCCTACCAGGGAGAAAGCACCGGCGAACCCCGTCAGCTCGAAGACCCCTTCATTCGTGTCGAAAACATCAAGGACGCCGTTAGTTACCTAGCGACGTGTAAGGAGGTCGACGCCGACCGGATTGGTGCTCTCGGCATCTGCGCCTCCGGAGGGTTCGTACCGTTCGCCGCGTCCAGTGATATTCGGATCAAGGCGGTCGCCACTGTCAGCGGGGCCGACCTGGGTGACGTGTACCGGTCCCAGGCTGAGACGCTGCCGAAATTCCTCGAAGCCTCGGTACAAGCTCGCACCGACCGTGCAGCGGGTAAGGACGTCGAAGCACAACCAATGATCCCGATGACCCAGGATCAGGCAAACGAGTACCCCGATCGTTCGATGTACAAGGAAGCCTACGACTACTACCGCACGGACCGTGCCAAGGATGACCGAGCACCGAATACGGTCGATCCGACGAGCTTCGACCGCATTGCTGTGTTCGACGCCTACGGTTTCATCGATCAGATCTCGCCCCGTCCGCTGCTCATGATTGCCGGAAGTGATGCGGACACGCTGCCGTATTCGCAGAACGCGATTGAGAAGGCTCAAGAACCAAAGGAATTGTTCATTATCGACGGCGCGTCACACGTCGACCTCTACGACAAGCCCGACTACGTCGACCCGGCTGTTGCCAAGATGAGCTCCTTCTTTCGCGAGAAGCTCGCGGGCAACTAA
- a CDS encoding DJ-1/PfpI family protein, translating to MAENVVERHLAVILFDGFELLDAFGPIEFFSAIPDVKIELVAQRSGPVRSAQGVEVIAELECGALNDPDIILVPGGMGTRTLAHDESFLSWLTDIGNRSEIVASVCTGSALLAAAGLLEGHRATSNKLALEWASSFGDDISWEYQARWVHDGCRWTSSGVAAGMDMTATLIGHLFGRKVQTEVTKRIEYQPQTDSTTDPFVRFQGPR from the coding sequence ATGGCAGAGAACGTGGTTGAAAGGCACCTCGCGGTAATACTTTTCGACGGATTCGAGTTGCTTGATGCGTTCGGCCCTATAGAGTTCTTCAGCGCAATCCCCGATGTAAAAATTGAACTGGTAGCTCAGAGGAGCGGCCCCGTCCGAAGCGCTCAAGGCGTTGAGGTAATTGCGGAATTAGAGTGCGGCGCGCTTAACGATCCAGATATCATTTTGGTCCCCGGAGGTATGGGAACACGGACGTTGGCTCACGACGAATCGTTCTTGTCTTGGCTAACGGATATTGGAAACCGATCGGAGATAGTGGCATCAGTTTGTACGGGATCGGCGCTCTTGGCCGCGGCTGGTCTGCTCGAAGGCCATCGAGCGACGAGCAACAAACTAGCTCTTGAATGGGCGTCCTCATTTGGCGACGATATTTCTTGGGAGTATCAAGCGCGGTGGGTGCACGACGGTTGTCGATGGACATCCTCGGGTGTTGCAGCCGGCATGGATATGACCGCCACGCTGATTGGACACCTGTTTGGGCGAAAAGTTCAAACGGAAGTAACCAAGCGCATTGAATACCAACCGCAGACCGATAGCACCACCGATCCCTTTGTACGCTTCCAGGGCCCGCGTTAA
- a CDS encoding SDR family oxidoreductase, with amino-acid sequence MTNVIVLGASGQIARHAIPTIADQADHGDSLTLFARNASKVDAPDGARIVEGDVLDADALGAALEGQDIVYANLAGNLDEQARALIDAMKTAGVARLIFVDALGIYDELPEKFNTWNREAIGGEALTIYRRAADIIEASDLDYTIVRPAWLTNKDETDYELTQRDEQFKGTEVSRKAVAAFIASIIADPTQHSRANVGIDKPGTDGDKPAWY; translated from the coding sequence ATGACCAACGTTATCGTTCTAGGCGCCAGCGGCCAGATCGCCCGCCACGCCATCCCCACGATCGCGGACCAGGCTGACCACGGGGATAGCCTCACACTGTTTGCCCGCAATGCTTCCAAAGTCGATGCGCCCGACGGGGCCCGCATCGTCGAAGGTGATGTGCTCGACGCGGACGCTCTCGGTGCAGCGCTCGAGGGGCAGGACATTGTTTATGCCAACCTTGCAGGAAACCTCGACGAGCAGGCACGCGCACTTATCGATGCCATGAAAACGGCCGGGGTCGCGCGCCTGATTTTCGTCGATGCGCTCGGAATTTACGATGAGCTGCCCGAGAAATTCAACACCTGGAACCGGGAGGCCATCGGCGGCGAGGCGTTGACCATTTACCGCCGCGCGGCAGACATCATTGAGGCTTCGGATCTGGACTACACGATCGTCCGCCCAGCGTGGCTGACCAATAAGGACGAGACCGATTACGAACTCACCCAACGTGATGAGCAGTTCAAAGGGACCGAGGTGTCGCGCAAGGCCGTCGCTGCATTCATTGCGTCCATCATTGCCGACCCAACCCAACACTCGCGCGCCAACGTCGGGATCGACAAGCCGGGTACCGACGGCGACAAGCCTGCCTGGTACTGA
- a CDS encoding FAD-binding oxidoreductase produces MSSTTTDQLPLEHRRLTGWGRTQPASSEVLSTPDLDLIARAVREVAEQNEGKPDYLKRGVIARGLGRSYGDPAQNSGGLVIDMAALSEIHSIDPDTAIADVDGGVTLDQLMKAALPYGLWVPVLPGTRQVTIGGAIGPDIHGKNHHSAGSFGNHVASMELLVADGRILHLEPEGSADDPDGELFWATVGGMGLTGIIVRARIAMTRTETAYFIADGDMTASLDETIEFHSDGSEKNYTYSSAWFDAISPEPKLGRAAISRGSLATLDQLKEYAPKLAKKPLKFNAPQLMTVPDIFPNFTMNKLTMMSIGELWWLKSGTYRNKVQNLTQFYQPLDLIGEWNRGYGSKGFLQYQFVVPREAVDPFKEIVRDIQRSGHYSALNVFKLFGEGNRAPLSYPMPGWNVCVDFPIKPGLGEFLDDLDKRVMEFGGRLYLAKESRTSAENFHKMYPKMDSWLKTRNTIDPSGVFASDMSRRLELH; encoded by the coding sequence GTGAGCTCAACCACGACAGATCAACTACCGCTAGAGCACCGTCGTCTCACAGGGTGGGGGCGCACTCAGCCGGCTTCCAGTGAAGTCCTGTCCACACCCGACCTAGACCTGATCGCCCGCGCGGTGCGGGAGGTTGCCGAGCAGAACGAGGGTAAGCCCGACTACCTCAAGCGCGGCGTCATCGCCCGTGGTCTGGGCCGTTCCTACGGCGATCCGGCCCAGAACAGCGGTGGACTTGTTATCGACATGGCTGCGCTCAGTGAAATTCACTCCATCGACCCGGACACGGCTATTGCCGACGTCGACGGTGGCGTCACCCTCGACCAACTCATGAAAGCCGCACTGCCTTACGGCCTATGGGTTCCGGTACTCCCCGGCACCCGGCAAGTCACCATCGGCGGTGCCATCGGCCCAGATATCCACGGCAAGAACCACCACTCAGCCGGTTCCTTCGGTAACCACGTCGCCTCCATGGAACTGCTGGTTGCCGACGGCCGCATCCTGCACCTCGAGCCAGAGGGCAGCGCTGACGACCCAGATGGCGAACTTTTCTGGGCAACCGTTGGTGGCATGGGCCTCACCGGCATCATTGTGCGCGCACGCATCGCGATGACTCGCACCGAAACCGCCTACTTCATTGCCGACGGCGACATGACGGCGTCGCTGGACGAAACCATCGAATTCCACTCTGACGGGTCGGAGAAAAACTACACCTACTCCTCGGCCTGGTTCGACGCTATTTCTCCCGAACCGAAGCTGGGCCGTGCCGCTATTTCCCGCGGATCCCTGGCCACCCTGGACCAGTTGAAGGAATACGCCCCCAAGCTGGCGAAAAAGCCGTTGAAGTTCAACGCGCCTCAGTTGATGACCGTCCCGGACATCTTCCCGAACTTCACGATGAACAAGCTGACCATGATGTCCATCGGTGAGCTGTGGTGGCTGAAGTCCGGAACGTACCGAAATAAAGTGCAGAACCTGACGCAGTTCTACCAGCCGCTCGACCTCATCGGTGAGTGGAACCGCGGGTACGGCTCCAAGGGCTTCCTGCAGTACCAGTTTGTGGTCCCGCGCGAAGCCGTCGACCCATTCAAAGAAATCGTCCGCGACATTCAGCGCTCCGGGCACTACTCCGCCCTCAACGTCTTCAAGCTGTTCGGTGAAGGCAACCGCGCACCTCTCTCCTACCCGATGCCCGGCTGGAACGTCTGCGTCGACTTCCCCATCAAGCCCGGCCTCGGTGAGTTCCTGGATGACCTGGACAAACGAGTCATGGAATTCGGTGGACGCCTCTACCTAGCGAAGGAATCGCGCACTTCGGCCGAAAACTTCCACAAGATGTACCCCAAGATGGACAGCTGGCTGAAAACTCGCAACACCATCGACCCCAGCGGTGTGTTCGCCTCGGACATGTCCCGCCGTCTGGAACTGCACTAA
- a CDS encoding helix-turn-helix domain-containing protein, giving the protein MSANTELREFLISRRDKLQPEEVGLPRGTRRRVPGLRREEVASLAAISVDYYVQVERGLAKGVSDDVLTAIARALRLNNAERTYLFELAGERPSHRPGSSHHRAKPTPTCLPLGLEQLLDAMGGVPALVQNGSLDIVAANKLGRALYRPVFENWPRPNLARYVFLDEDSLRFFDDWDAIADEAVAMLRLEQARTPSRVIDALIAELSQQSEAFDARWSARDVADHRRGTKVVHDAEVGELWLRYEALDVVGNPGLRLLGYTPEPDHPATRDGLRLLATMAATNYVNSSSELQRP; this is encoded by the coding sequence GTGTCTGCCAACACCGAACTGCGCGAGTTTCTTATTTCCCGTCGCGACAAGCTACAGCCGGAGGAAGTCGGCTTACCGCGGGGTACCCGTCGTAGGGTGCCGGGGCTCCGGCGTGAAGAGGTGGCCTCACTCGCGGCTATCAGCGTTGACTACTACGTCCAGGTTGAACGTGGCTTGGCAAAAGGCGTTTCCGATGATGTGCTGACCGCGATTGCGCGTGCCCTCCGACTGAACAATGCCGAACGCACATACTTATTCGAGTTGGCCGGCGAACGTCCCTCTCATCGGCCCGGTTCCTCCCACCATCGCGCGAAGCCGACGCCGACATGCTTGCCGCTGGGGTTAGAACAGTTGCTGGATGCGATGGGTGGCGTCCCGGCACTAGTTCAGAATGGCTCGCTCGACATTGTTGCTGCCAACAAGCTCGGCCGCGCGTTGTATCGCCCAGTGTTCGAGAACTGGCCACGCCCGAACCTCGCGCGCTACGTATTCCTCGACGAGGATTCGCTGCGTTTTTTCGATGACTGGGATGCTATCGCTGATGAAGCGGTCGCCATGCTCCGCCTTGAGCAGGCACGCACACCTAGCCGGGTCATCGATGCACTGATCGCTGAATTGTCCCAGCAGAGCGAGGCCTTCGATGCGCGCTGGTCCGCGCGTGACGTCGCTGATCACCGACGGGGAACCAAGGTTGTGCATGACGCTGAGGTTGGCGAACTCTGGCTGCGCTACGAAGCCCTCGATGTGGTGGGGAATCCTGGTCTGCGGCTCCTGGGCTACACCCCCGAACCAGACCACCCAGCAACACGCGATGGACTGCGTCTGCTTGCCACCATGGCTGCGACGAATTACGTGAATAGCTCATCTGAGCTGCAGCGACCGTGA